The following are from one region of the Ictalurus furcatus strain D&B chromosome 11, Billie_1.0, whole genome shotgun sequence genome:
- the LOC128614489 gene encoding protein Daple-like isoform X4: MNIFCAKMSDDNLSEQLKQFISSHGGGVVVNCESVYSMMYSMHSRLERLEAERKTADVRKADVGESQPDEKSSSHTDEQKAAQEQLSSGTEMPSLSTSDTSGQVEDSEEGVSKSLMQDLVKENQEVKKEVETLKNQFSQCVTLEHVQVLLSQQGPLVSVSDGALNQLAGQTQSQSSLLHSILCRLECLEAKRETADGRKADVDRDVSESQPDEKSSTRIDEQKAALEQLSGGTEMPSLSTSDTSGQVEDSEEGVSKSLMQDMVKENQELKKKMYSLKKEVETLKNQFSQCVTLEHVQVLLSQQGPLVSVSDGALNQLAGQTQSQQSSLLHSILCRLERLEAERETADGRKADIDRDVGESQPDEKSSTRLDEQKAALEQLSGGTEMPSLSTSDTNGQVEDSEEGVSKSLMQDLVKENQELKKKMYSLKKEVETLKNQLSQNINTVQSHNSNKMKQFILFFQCVTLEHVQVLLSQQGPLVSVSEGALNQLAGQTQSQVSSEVEQVPETLEALTDHGGLQEKHESLEAPVERLEGEQDDTLDQLNQLKTQLVDAVTVDRKKVYEVEPLHMGPVNMSESSGLGEELAMSEATDSQSRDSFSGLEQQLHLQTADIRNAVQKLDMEVRNMKQELLTIRLEQKRSPYNEMQDKLDSLQSKLDSLMASSSSMLSWSLQQEDLDSPAGQEGAAEPAWLSGMAALSMKISELFHQVENLQSIVTDLMKQETSGRTFITDTTSELTSDVQGPILQLQAGHEKLHSTASPLREHRIKEQSHIETTQLTSDVQGTVLQLQAGREKLHSTASPLREHRMKEQSHIETTELSDVQGTVLQLQAGREKLHSTASPLREHRMKEQSHIETTELSDVQGTVLQLQAGREKLHSTASPLREHRMKEQSHIETTELTSDVQGSVLQLQAGREKLHSTASLLREDHTQEQSHIEHLYKTMKELDEKKADKKAVKIVKSIKADMQALDTKVLLCDTKTVMLNRTFQDLLTGLEDYCHKVFEKIFRELDCKLNYTELDLLKKQLELDCQMRIHKELQLQRAPESDDAAGLKKQLTKFSCLSCGRCVEMNTPGPRLLVLPELPSLLSPKDHRRLRTCTNLDQYKQSPTEWSMEQTMIFRVSDGCGFDGHIYKTSEVRVPTVSPKEGYCKKKEMVNRSQLLTPSGRKPVRLLPLRPQQPQTQLICHGSNCLEKDKQWFIEDSIPQTLQCSQPRKPDGNND; this comes from the exons ATGAACATATTCTGTGCGAAAATGTCAGACGACAATTTATCTGAACAGCTAAAGCAGTTTATCAGTTCTCATGGAGGGGGAGTTGTTGTAAACTGTGAAAGCGTGTACAgtatgatgtacagtatgcacAGCAGGCTGGAGCGCCTTGAAGCCGAGAGAAAGACAGCGGATGTGAGGAAAGCAGATGTCGGTGAGTCGCAGCCGGATGAGAAAAGCTCAAGTCATACTGATGAGCAGAAGGCGGCGCAGGAGCAACTGTCCAGCGGTACAGAGATGCCGAGCCTCTCCACCTCGGACACGAGCGGACAAGTGGAGGACAGCGAGGAAGGAGTGTCCAAG TCTCTCATGCAAGACTTGGTAAAAGAGAATCAGGAGGTGAAGAAAGAAGTGGAGACACTTAAAAATCAGTTTAGTCAG TGTGTCACTTTGGAGCATGTGCAGGTCTTGCTAAGTCAGCAAGGTCCTCTGGTCTCTGTATCTGATGGAGCCCTAAACCAGCTAGCTGGCCAGACCCAGTCCCAG AGCAGTCTGCTGCACAGTATCCTCTGTAGGCTGGAGTGCCTTGAAgccaagagagagacagcggaTGGAAGGAAAGCAGACGTTGACCgcgatgtcagtgagtcgcagccGGATGAGAAAAGCTCAACTCGTATTGATGAGCAGAAGGCGGCGCTGGAGCAACTGTCTGGCGGTACAGAGATGCCGAGCCTCTCCACCTCGGACACGAGCGGACAAGTGGAGGACAGCGAGGAAGGAGTGTCCAAG TCTCTCATGCAAGACATGGTAAAAGAGAATCAGGAGCTCAAGAAGAAGATGTACAGCCTGAAGAAAGAAGTGGAGACGCTTAAAAATCAGTTTAGTCAG TGTGTGACTTTGGAGCACGTGCAGGTCTTGCTAAGTCAGCAAGGTCCTCTGGTCTCTGTATCTGATGGAGCCCTAAACCAGCTAGCTGGCCAGACCCAGTCCCAG CAGAGCAGTCTGCTGCACAGTATCCTCTGTAGACTGGAGCGCCTTGaagccgagagagagacagcggaTGGAAGGAAAGCGGACATTGATCGCGATGTCGGTGAGTCGCAGCCGGATGAGAAAAGCTCAACTCGTCTTGATGAGCAGAAGGCGGCGCTGGAGCAACTGTCCGGCGGTACAGAGATGCCGAGCCTCTCCACCTCGGACACGAACGGACAAGTGGAGGACAGCGAGGAAGGTGTGTCCAAG TCTCTCATGCAAGACTTGGTAAAAGAGAATCAGGAGCTCAAGAAGAAGATGTACAGCCTGAAGAAAGAAGTGGAGACGCTTAAAAATCAGCTTAGTCAG AATATAAACACAGTTCAATCACATAATAGCAACAAGATGAAACAGTTCATCTTGTTTTTCCAGTGTGTGACTTTGGAACACGTGCAGGTCTTGCTAAGTCAGCAAGGTCCTCTGGTCTCTGTATCTGAGGGAGCCCTAAACCAGCTAGCTGGCCAGACACAGTCCCAGGTCAGCAGTGAGGTTGAGCAGGTCCCAGAGACACTGGAAGCTCTGACGGACCATGGGGGACTGCAGGAGAAGCACGAGAGCCTCGAGGCTCCTGTGGAACGCCTGGAAG gAGAACAAGATGATACACTGGATCAGTTGAATCAACTGAAAACTCAGTTGGTGGATGCTGTAACGGTAGATAGAAAGAAG GTATATGAGGTGGAGCCTTTGCACATGGGCCCAGTGAACATGTCAGAAAGTTCAGGATTAGGTGAGGAGCTTGCCATGTCTGAGGCGACAGACAGCCAGAGCAGAGACAGTTTCAGTGGACTAGAGCAGCAGCTTCATTTGCAAACAGCTGACATCAG GAATGCAGTGCAGAAGCTGGATATGGAGGTGCGAAATATGAAGCAGGAATTGCTGACCATCAGATTGGAACAGAAGAGAAGCCCATATAATGAAATGCAGGATAAG CTGGACAGCCTCCAGTCCAAGCTAGATTCTCTGATGGCATCCTCATCCTCTATGCTATCATGGAGCCTACAGCAGGAAGATCTGGATTCCCCAGCAGGTCAGGAAGGTGCTGCTGAACCTGCATGGCTCTCAGGCATGGCGGCTCTGAGCATGAAGATAAGCGAGCTCTTTCATCAGGTTGAGAATCTGCAGAGTATCGTTACTGATCTTATGAAGCAGGAGACCAGTGGCAGGACGTTCATCACTGACACA ACCTCAGAGTTGACAAGTGATGTGCAGGGGCCTATTCTGCAACTCCAGGCTGGACATGAGAAGCTCCACAGTACAGCCAGCCCGCTGAGGGAACATCGCATAAAGGAACAAAGTCATATTGAG ACCACACAGTTGACAAGTGATGTGCAAGGGACTGTCCTGCAACTCCAGGCTGGACGTGAGAAGCTCCACAGTACAGCCAGCCCGCTGAGGGAACATCGCATGAAGGAACAAAGTCATATTGAG ACCACAGAGTTAAGTGATGTGCAGGGGACTGTCCTACAACTCCAGGCTGGACGTGAGAAGCTCCACAGTACAGCCAGCCCACTGAGGGAACATCGCATGAAGGAACAAAGTCATATTGAG ACCACAGAGTTAAGTGATGTGCAGGGGACTGTCCTACAACTCCAGGCTGGACGTGAGAAGCTCCACAGTACAGCCAGCCCGCTGAGGGAACATCGCATGAAGGAACAAAGTCATATTGAG ACCACAGAGTTGACAAGTGATGTGCAGGGGTCTGTCCTGCAACTCCAGGCTGGGCGTGAGAAGCTCCACAGTACAGCCAGCCTGCTGAGGGAAGATCACACGCAGGAACAAAGTCACATTGAG CACCTGTACAAGACTATGAAGGAGCTGGATGAGAAGAAGGCAGATAAGAAGGCAGTGAAAATTGTAAAAAGCATT AAAGCAGACATGCAGGCACTGGATACCAAGGTCCTCCTGTGTGATACAAAAACAGTGATGCTGAACAGGACGTTTCAGGATCTACTGACTGGACTTGAGGATTATTGTCATAAGGTTTTTGAGAAGATCTTCAGGGAACTGGATTGCAAG TTGAACTACACTGAGCTGGATCTTCTGAAGAAGCAGCTAGAGCTAGATTGTCAGATGAGAATTCACAAGGAGCTACAGCTGCAACGTGCCCCAGAAAGTGATGATGCTGCTGGTCTCAAGAA ACAGCTGACAAAATTCAGCTGCCTCTCCTGTGGCCGCTGTGTCGAAATGAATACTCCTGGACC ACGCTTGCTGGTTTTGCCTGAGCTTCCAAGTTTACTctctccaaaggaccacaggag GCTGAGGACATGCACTAACCTGGATCAGTATAAGCAATCACCTACAGAGTGGAGTATGGAACAAACCATGATTTTCAGAGTGAGTGATGGCTGTGGTTTCGATGGGCATATCTACAAGACTAGTGAAGTGAGAGTGCCCACCGTCTCCCCCAAAGAAG GCTACTGCAAAAAGAAGGAGATGGTTAACCGCAGTCAGTTGCTGACACCTAGTGGAAGAAAGCCTGTCCGGCTATTGCCATTAAGACCGCAGCAACCCCAGACCCAGCTCATCTGCCATG GTTCAAACTGCTTGGAGAAAGATAAGCAATGGTTCATTGAGGACTCCATTCCACAGACCCTTCAGTGCAGTCAGCCAAGAAAACCTGATGGCAATaatgactaa
- the LOC128614489 gene encoding protein Daple-like isoform X8 has translation MNIFCAKMSDDNLSEQLKQFISSHGGGVVVNCESVYSMMYSMHSRLERLEAERKTADVRKADVGESQPDEKSSSHTDEQKAAQEQLSSGTEMPSLSTSDTSGQVEDSEEGVSKSLMQDLVKENQEVKKEVETLKNQFSQCVTLEHVQVLLSQQGPLVSVSDGALNQLAGQTQSQVSSEVEQLHKHCRQSSLLHSILCRLECLEAKRETADGRKADVDRDVSESQPDEKSSTRIDEQKAALEQLSGGTEMPSLSTSDTSGQVEDSEEGVSKSLMQDLVKENQELKKKMYSLKKEVETLKNQLSQCVTLEHVQVLLSQQGPLVSVSEGALNQLAGQTQSQVSSEVEQVPETLEALTDHGGLQEKHESLEAPVERLEGEQDDTLDQLNQLKTQLVDAVTVDRKKVYEVEPLHMGPVNMSESSGLGEELAMSEATDSQSRDSFSGLEQQLHLQTADIRNAVQKLDMEVRNMKQELLTIRLEQKRSPYNEMQDKLDSLQSKLDSLMASSSSMLSWSLQQEDLDSPAGQEGAAEPAWLSGMAALSMKISELFHQVENLQSIVTDLMKQETSGRTFITDTTSELTSDVQGPILQLQAGHEKLHSTASPLREHRIKEQSHIETTQLTSDVQGTVLQLQAGREKLHSTASPLREHRMKEQSHIETTELSDVQGTVLQLQAGREKLHSTASPLREHRMKEQSHIETTELSDVQGTVLQLQAGREKLHSTASPLREHRMKEQSHIETTELTSDVQGSVLQLQAGREKLHSTASLLREDHTQEQSHIEHLYKTMKELDEKKADKKAVKIVKSIKADMQALDTKVLLCDTKTVMLNRTFQDLLTGLEDYCHKVFEKIFRELDCKLNYTELDLLKKQLELDCQMRIHKELQLQRAPESDDAAGLKKQLTKFSCLSCGRCVEMNTPGPRLLVLPELPSLLSPKDHRRLRTCTNLDQYKQSPTEWSMEQTMIFRVSDGCGFDGHIYKTSEVRVPTVSPKEGYCKKKEMVNRSQLLTPSGRKPVRLLPLRPQQPQTQLICHGSNCLEKDKQWFIEDSIPQTLQCSQPRKPDGNND, from the exons ATGAACATATTCTGTGCGAAAATGTCAGACGACAATTTATCTGAACAGCTAAAGCAGTTTATCAGTTCTCATGGAGGGGGAGTTGTTGTAAACTGTGAAAGCGTGTACAgtatgatgtacagtatgcacAGCAGGCTGGAGCGCCTTGAAGCCGAGAGAAAGACAGCGGATGTGAGGAAAGCAGATGTCGGTGAGTCGCAGCCGGATGAGAAAAGCTCAAGTCATACTGATGAGCAGAAGGCGGCGCAGGAGCAACTGTCCAGCGGTACAGAGATGCCGAGCCTCTCCACCTCGGACACGAGCGGACAAGTGGAGGACAGCGAGGAAGGAGTGTCCAAG TCTCTCATGCAAGACTTGGTAAAAGAGAATCAGGAGGTGAAGAAAGAAGTGGAGACACTTAAAAATCAGTTTAGTCAG TGTGTCACTTTGGAGCATGTGCAGGTCTTGCTAAGTCAGCAAGGTCCTCTGGTCTCTGTATCTGATGGAGCCCTAAACCAGCTAGCTGGCCAGACCCAGTCCCAGGTCAGCAGTGAGGTTGAGCAGTTACATAAGCATTGCAGA CAGAGCAGTCTGCTGCACAGTATCCTCTGTAGGCTGGAGTGCCTTGAAgccaagagagagacagcggaTGGAAGGAAAGCAGACGTTGACCgcgatgtcagtgagtcgcagccGGATGAGAAAAGCTCAACTCGTATTGATGAGCAGAAGGCGGCGCTGGAGCAACTGTCTGGCGGTACAGAGATGCCGAGCCTCTCCACCTCGGACACGAGCGGACAAGTGGAGGACAGCGAGGAAGGAGTGTCCAAG TCTCTCATGCAAGACTTGGTAAAAGAGAATCAGGAGCTCAAGAAGAAGATGTACAGCCTGAAGAAAGAAGTGGAGACGCTTAAAAATCAGCTTAGTCAG TGTGTGACTTTGGAACACGTGCAGGTCTTGCTAAGTCAGCAAGGTCCTCTGGTCTCTGTATCTGAGGGAGCCCTAAACCAGCTAGCTGGCCAGACACAGTCCCAGGTCAGCAGTGAGGTTGAGCAGGTCCCAGAGACACTGGAAGCTCTGACGGACCATGGGGGACTGCAGGAGAAGCACGAGAGCCTCGAGGCTCCTGTGGAACGCCTGGAAG gAGAACAAGATGATACACTGGATCAGTTGAATCAACTGAAAACTCAGTTGGTGGATGCTGTAACGGTAGATAGAAAGAAG GTATATGAGGTGGAGCCTTTGCACATGGGCCCAGTGAACATGTCAGAAAGTTCAGGATTAGGTGAGGAGCTTGCCATGTCTGAGGCGACAGACAGCCAGAGCAGAGACAGTTTCAGTGGACTAGAGCAGCAGCTTCATTTGCAAACAGCTGACATCAG GAATGCAGTGCAGAAGCTGGATATGGAGGTGCGAAATATGAAGCAGGAATTGCTGACCATCAGATTGGAACAGAAGAGAAGCCCATATAATGAAATGCAGGATAAG CTGGACAGCCTCCAGTCCAAGCTAGATTCTCTGATGGCATCCTCATCCTCTATGCTATCATGGAGCCTACAGCAGGAAGATCTGGATTCCCCAGCAGGTCAGGAAGGTGCTGCTGAACCTGCATGGCTCTCAGGCATGGCGGCTCTGAGCATGAAGATAAGCGAGCTCTTTCATCAGGTTGAGAATCTGCAGAGTATCGTTACTGATCTTATGAAGCAGGAGACCAGTGGCAGGACGTTCATCACTGACACA ACCTCAGAGTTGACAAGTGATGTGCAGGGGCCTATTCTGCAACTCCAGGCTGGACATGAGAAGCTCCACAGTACAGCCAGCCCGCTGAGGGAACATCGCATAAAGGAACAAAGTCATATTGAG ACCACACAGTTGACAAGTGATGTGCAAGGGACTGTCCTGCAACTCCAGGCTGGACGTGAGAAGCTCCACAGTACAGCCAGCCCGCTGAGGGAACATCGCATGAAGGAACAAAGTCATATTGAG ACCACAGAGTTAAGTGATGTGCAGGGGACTGTCCTACAACTCCAGGCTGGACGTGAGAAGCTCCACAGTACAGCCAGCCCACTGAGGGAACATCGCATGAAGGAACAAAGTCATATTGAG ACCACAGAGTTAAGTGATGTGCAGGGGACTGTCCTACAACTCCAGGCTGGACGTGAGAAGCTCCACAGTACAGCCAGCCCGCTGAGGGAACATCGCATGAAGGAACAAAGTCATATTGAG ACCACAGAGTTGACAAGTGATGTGCAGGGGTCTGTCCTGCAACTCCAGGCTGGGCGTGAGAAGCTCCACAGTACAGCCAGCCTGCTGAGGGAAGATCACACGCAGGAACAAAGTCACATTGAG CACCTGTACAAGACTATGAAGGAGCTGGATGAGAAGAAGGCAGATAAGAAGGCAGTGAAAATTGTAAAAAGCATT AAAGCAGACATGCAGGCACTGGATACCAAGGTCCTCCTGTGTGATACAAAAACAGTGATGCTGAACAGGACGTTTCAGGATCTACTGACTGGACTTGAGGATTATTGTCATAAGGTTTTTGAGAAGATCTTCAGGGAACTGGATTGCAAG TTGAACTACACTGAGCTGGATCTTCTGAAGAAGCAGCTAGAGCTAGATTGTCAGATGAGAATTCACAAGGAGCTACAGCTGCAACGTGCCCCAGAAAGTGATGATGCTGCTGGTCTCAAGAA ACAGCTGACAAAATTCAGCTGCCTCTCCTGTGGCCGCTGTGTCGAAATGAATACTCCTGGACC ACGCTTGCTGGTTTTGCCTGAGCTTCCAAGTTTACTctctccaaaggaccacaggag GCTGAGGACATGCACTAACCTGGATCAGTATAAGCAATCACCTACAGAGTGGAGTATGGAACAAACCATGATTTTCAGAGTGAGTGATGGCTGTGGTTTCGATGGGCATATCTACAAGACTAGTGAAGTGAGAGTGCCCACCGTCTCCCCCAAAGAAG GCTACTGCAAAAAGAAGGAGATGGTTAACCGCAGTCAGTTGCTGACACCTAGTGGAAGAAAGCCTGTCCGGCTATTGCCATTAAGACCGCAGCAACCCCAGACCCAGCTCATCTGCCATG GTTCAAACTGCTTGGAGAAAGATAAGCAATGGTTCATTGAGGACTCCATTCCACAGACCCTTCAGTGCAGTCAGCCAAGAAAACCTGATGGCAATaatgactaa
- the LOC128614489 gene encoding protein Daple-like isoform X5, with product MNIFCAKMSDDNLSEQLKQFISSHGGGVVVNCESVYSMMYSMHSRLERLEAERKTADVRKADVGESQPDEKSSSHTDEQKAAQEQLSSGTEMPSLSTSDTSGQVEDSEEGVSKSLMQDLVKENQEVKKEVETLKNQFSQCVTLEHVQVLLSQQGPLVSVSDGALNQLAGQTQSQVSSEVEQLHKHCRQSSLLHSILCRLECLEAKRETADGRKADVDRDVSESQPDEKSSTRIDEQKAALEQLSGGTEMPSLSTSDTSGQVEDSEEGVSKSLMQDMVKENQELKKKMYSLKKEVETLKNQFSQCVTLEHVQVLLSQQGPLVSVSDGALNQLAGQTQSQQSSLLHSILCRLERLEAERETADGRKADIDRDVGESQPDEKSSTRLDEQKAALEQLSGGTEMPSLSTSDTNGQVEDSEEGVSKSLMQDLVKENQELKKKMYSLKKEVETLKNQLSQNINTVQSHNSNKMKQFILFFQCVTLEHVQVLLSQQGPLVSVSEGALNQLAGQTQSQVSSEVEQVPETLEALTDHGGLQEKHESLEAPVERLEGEQDDTLDQLNQLKTQLVDAVTVDRKKVYEVEPLHMGPVNMSESSGLGEELAMSEATDSQSRDSFSGLEQQLHLQTADIRNAVQKLDMEVRNMKQELLTIRLEQKRSPYNEMQDKLDSLQSKLDSLMASSSSMLSWSLQQEDLDSPAGQEGAAEPAWLSGMAALSMKISELFHQVENLQSIVTDLMKQETSGRTFITDTTSELTSDVQGPILQLQAGHEKLHSTASPLREHRIKEQSHIETTQLTSDVQGTVLQLQAGREKLHSTASPLREHRMKEQSHIETTELSDVQGTVLQLQAGREKLHSTASPLREHRMKEQSHIETTELSDVQGTVLQLQAGREKLHSTASPLREHRMKEQSHIEAGREKLHSTASLLREDHTQEQSHIEHLYKTMKELDEKKADKKAVKIVKSIKADMQALDTKVLLCDTKTVMLNRTFQDLLTGLEDYCHKVFEKIFRELDCKLNYTELDLLKKQLELDCQMRIHKELQLQRAPESDDAAGLKKQLTKFSCLSCGRCVEMNTPGPRLLVLPELPSLLSPKDHRRLRTCTNLDQYKQSPTEWSMEQTMIFRVSDGCGFDGHIYKTSEVRVPTVSPKEGYCKKKEMVNRSQLLTPSGRKPVRLLPLRPQQPQTQLICHGSNCLEKDKQWFIEDSIPQTLQCSQPRKPDGNND from the exons ATGAACATATTCTGTGCGAAAATGTCAGACGACAATTTATCTGAACAGCTAAAGCAGTTTATCAGTTCTCATGGAGGGGGAGTTGTTGTAAACTGTGAAAGCGTGTACAgtatgatgtacagtatgcacAGCAGGCTGGAGCGCCTTGAAGCCGAGAGAAAGACAGCGGATGTGAGGAAAGCAGATGTCGGTGAGTCGCAGCCGGATGAGAAAAGCTCAAGTCATACTGATGAGCAGAAGGCGGCGCAGGAGCAACTGTCCAGCGGTACAGAGATGCCGAGCCTCTCCACCTCGGACACGAGCGGACAAGTGGAGGACAGCGAGGAAGGAGTGTCCAAG TCTCTCATGCAAGACTTGGTAAAAGAGAATCAGGAGGTGAAGAAAGAAGTGGAGACACTTAAAAATCAGTTTAGTCAG TGTGTCACTTTGGAGCATGTGCAGGTCTTGCTAAGTCAGCAAGGTCCTCTGGTCTCTGTATCTGATGGAGCCCTAAACCAGCTAGCTGGCCAGACCCAGTCCCAGGTCAGCAGTGAGGTTGAGCAGTTACATAAGCATTGCAGA CAGAGCAGTCTGCTGCACAGTATCCTCTGTAGGCTGGAGTGCCTTGAAgccaagagagagacagcggaTGGAAGGAAAGCAGACGTTGACCgcgatgtcagtgagtcgcagccGGATGAGAAAAGCTCAACTCGTATTGATGAGCAGAAGGCGGCGCTGGAGCAACTGTCTGGCGGTACAGAGATGCCGAGCCTCTCCACCTCGGACACGAGCGGACAAGTGGAGGACAGCGAGGAAGGAGTGTCCAAG TCTCTCATGCAAGACATGGTAAAAGAGAATCAGGAGCTCAAGAAGAAGATGTACAGCCTGAAGAAAGAAGTGGAGACGCTTAAAAATCAGTTTAGTCAG TGTGTGACTTTGGAGCACGTGCAGGTCTTGCTAAGTCAGCAAGGTCCTCTGGTCTCTGTATCTGATGGAGCCCTAAACCAGCTAGCTGGCCAGACCCAGTCCCAG CAGAGCAGTCTGCTGCACAGTATCCTCTGTAGACTGGAGCGCCTTGaagccgagagagagacagcggaTGGAAGGAAAGCGGACATTGATCGCGATGTCGGTGAGTCGCAGCCGGATGAGAAAAGCTCAACTCGTCTTGATGAGCAGAAGGCGGCGCTGGAGCAACTGTCCGGCGGTACAGAGATGCCGAGCCTCTCCACCTCGGACACGAACGGACAAGTGGAGGACAGCGAGGAAGGTGTGTCCAAG TCTCTCATGCAAGACTTGGTAAAAGAGAATCAGGAGCTCAAGAAGAAGATGTACAGCCTGAAGAAAGAAGTGGAGACGCTTAAAAATCAGCTTAGTCAG AATATAAACACAGTTCAATCACATAATAGCAACAAGATGAAACAGTTCATCTTGTTTTTCCAGTGTGTGACTTTGGAACACGTGCAGGTCTTGCTAAGTCAGCAAGGTCCTCTGGTCTCTGTATCTGAGGGAGCCCTAAACCAGCTAGCTGGCCAGACACAGTCCCAGGTCAGCAGTGAGGTTGAGCAGGTCCCAGAGACACTGGAAGCTCTGACGGACCATGGGGGACTGCAGGAGAAGCACGAGAGCCTCGAGGCTCCTGTGGAACGCCTGGAAG gAGAACAAGATGATACACTGGATCAGTTGAATCAACTGAAAACTCAGTTGGTGGATGCTGTAACGGTAGATAGAAAGAAG GTATATGAGGTGGAGCCTTTGCACATGGGCCCAGTGAACATGTCAGAAAGTTCAGGATTAGGTGAGGAGCTTGCCATGTCTGAGGCGACAGACAGCCAGAGCAGAGACAGTTTCAGTGGACTAGAGCAGCAGCTTCATTTGCAAACAGCTGACATCAG GAATGCAGTGCAGAAGCTGGATATGGAGGTGCGAAATATGAAGCAGGAATTGCTGACCATCAGATTGGAACAGAAGAGAAGCCCATATAATGAAATGCAGGATAAG CTGGACAGCCTCCAGTCCAAGCTAGATTCTCTGATGGCATCCTCATCCTCTATGCTATCATGGAGCCTACAGCAGGAAGATCTGGATTCCCCAGCAGGTCAGGAAGGTGCTGCTGAACCTGCATGGCTCTCAGGCATGGCGGCTCTGAGCATGAAGATAAGCGAGCTCTTTCATCAGGTTGAGAATCTGCAGAGTATCGTTACTGATCTTATGAAGCAGGAGACCAGTGGCAGGACGTTCATCACTGACACA ACCTCAGAGTTGACAAGTGATGTGCAGGGGCCTATTCTGCAACTCCAGGCTGGACATGAGAAGCTCCACAGTACAGCCAGCCCGCTGAGGGAACATCGCATAAAGGAACAAAGTCATATTGAG ACCACACAGTTGACAAGTGATGTGCAAGGGACTGTCCTGCAACTCCAGGCTGGACGTGAGAAGCTCCACAGTACAGCCAGCCCGCTGAGGGAACATCGCATGAAGGAACAAAGTCATATTGAG ACCACAGAGTTAAGTGATGTGCAGGGGACTGTCCTACAACTCCAGGCTGGACGTGAGAAGCTCCACAGTACAGCCAGCCCACTGAGGGAACATCGCATGAAGGAACAAAGTCATATTGAG ACCACAGAGTTAAGTGATGTGCAGGGGACTGTCCTACAACTCCAGGCTGGACGTGAGAAGCTCCACAGTACAGCCAGCCCGCTGAGGGAACATCGCATGAAGGAACAAAGTCATATTGAG GCTGGGCGTGAGAAGCTCCACAGTACAGCCAGCCTGCTGAGGGAAGATCACACGCAGGAACAAAGTCACATTGAG CACCTGTACAAGACTATGAAGGAGCTGGATGAGAAGAAGGCAGATAAGAAGGCAGTGAAAATTGTAAAAAGCATT AAAGCAGACATGCAGGCACTGGATACCAAGGTCCTCCTGTGTGATACAAAAACAGTGATGCTGAACAGGACGTTTCAGGATCTACTGACTGGACTTGAGGATTATTGTCATAAGGTTTTTGAGAAGATCTTCAGGGAACTGGATTGCAAG TTGAACTACACTGAGCTGGATCTTCTGAAGAAGCAGCTAGAGCTAGATTGTCAGATGAGAATTCACAAGGAGCTACAGCTGCAACGTGCCCCAGAAAGTGATGATGCTGCTGGTCTCAAGAA ACAGCTGACAAAATTCAGCTGCCTCTCCTGTGGCCGCTGTGTCGAAATGAATACTCCTGGACC ACGCTTGCTGGTTTTGCCTGAGCTTCCAAGTTTACTctctccaaaggaccacaggag GCTGAGGACATGCACTAACCTGGATCAGTATAAGCAATCACCTACAGAGTGGAGTATGGAACAAACCATGATTTTCAGAGTGAGTGATGGCTGTGGTTTCGATGGGCATATCTACAAGACTAGTGAAGTGAGAGTGCCCACCGTCTCCCCCAAAGAAG GCTACTGCAAAAAGAAGGAGATGGTTAACCGCAGTCAGTTGCTGACACCTAGTGGAAGAAAGCCTGTCCGGCTATTGCCATTAAGACCGCAGCAACCCCAGACCCAGCTCATCTGCCATG GTTCAAACTGCTTGGAGAAAGATAAGCAATGGTTCATTGAGGACTCCATTCCACAGACCCTTCAGTGCAGTCAGCCAAGAAAACCTGATGGCAATaatgactaa